Proteins from one Mobula birostris isolate sMobBir1 chromosome 10, sMobBir1.hap1, whole genome shotgun sequence genomic window:
- the LOC140204026 gene encoding uncharacterized protein gives MLMEATGHPAEIATSISELQVLVMEDSQTGGSDQTAPPDLPELLDASGSEHQWPLDMEVESSIQRADQRFMGSECGPDFSRACGLLRYQRSHTREKPWKCEDCGKRFLYPSHLEAHRRSHTDERPYICSVCGKGFKQLSHLQEHRRVHSGERPFTCSVCGKGFTQSSNLLIHQRVHTGEKPFTCSLCGKAFTRSDSLMMHRRIHTGERPFICFRCGKGFSHSGGLRKHQRVHK, from the coding sequence GTGTTGGTAATGGAGGACTCGCAGACCGGAGGCTCAGACCAAACGGCCCCTCCTGACTTGCCGGAGTTGCTGGATGCGTCAGGATCTGAACACCAGTGGCCTTTGGATATGGAAGTCGAGAGCTCCATTCAGCGCGCGGACCAGCGGTTCATGGGCTCCGAGTGCGGGCCGGACTTCAGCCGAGCGTGCGGGCTGCTGCGGTACCAGCGCAGCCACACCCGGGAGAAGCCGTGGAAGTGTgaggactgtgggaagagattccttTACCCATCCCACCTGGAAGCTCATCGCCGCAGCCACACCGACGAGAGACCTTACATCTGTTCTGTGTGCGGCAAGGGATTCAAGCAGCTGTCCCACCTGCAGGAGCACCGGCGGGTTCActccggggagaggccgttcacctgctccgtgtgcgGGAAGGGCTTCACCCAGTCGTCCAACCTGCTCATCCACCAGCGCGTTCACACCGGCGAGAAGCCCTTCACTTGCTCGCTGTGCGGGAAGGCCTTCACTCGGTCGGACAGCCTGATGATGCACCGTCgcattcacaccggggagaggccgttcatctgcttcCGGTGCGGGAAGGGCTTCTCTCACTCGGGTGGTCTGCGCAAACACCAGCGAGTCCACAAGTGA